One part of the Pelecanus crispus isolate bPelCri1 chromosome 20, bPelCri1.pri, whole genome shotgun sequence genome encodes these proteins:
- the LOC104029757 gene encoding butyrophilin subfamily 1 member A1 isoform X1: MLSGLHLHCSLPAFIIYDLVFQVHKLQSAPLNVTVSPGPITVPMGEDVVLPCHFSLEQRAQDTEVIWFREHFSPFVHRYKGGQDQYGEQMLQYQGRTELLKDGLTKGSVDLKIFHVQLSDRGNYTCFVRRDSDYDEAVVELKVTASGSAPLIVLERYQDGGIQVACRSAGWYPQPQVLWQAPHGQHLPPLSESVTQDKNGLFAAESSIILTRGANQKLSCSVRHALHGQEQESAFYISDPFFQNAHPWMTALGIVLVAVVALLIITVYLFRIKGKHEKKIAMQEAALRDRDAEIEQQAEELAWRRYAVPIEEVKVILDPDTAHCDLVLSDDCKSVKREDTRQDVPDKPERFNPWRCVLGREGFTSGRYYWEVEAVDGGGWTVGVSREDVKRKGEIEFKPEEGIWAVGQWAGRFQALTSPNRTLLEIQTPKRIRVSLDYEEGRVAFFSIDEEIPIFTFPLASFEGIRVHPWIWLGPGTWLRMWP; the protein is encoded by the exons ATGCTCTCCGGTTTGCACCTGCACTGCTCTCTGCCGGCTTTTATCATTTATGATTTAGTTTTCCAAGTTCACAAGCTGCAGTCAG CTCCGCTCAATGTGACGGTATCCCCCGGCCCCATCACCGTGCCCATGGGTGAGGACGTGGTGTTGCCCTGCCACTTCTCCCTGGAGCAGCGCGCACAGGACACGGAGGTGATCTGGTTTCGGGAACACTTCTCACCCTTTGTGCATCGCTACAAGGGGGGCCAGGACCAGTACGGGGAGCAGATGCTTCAATACCAAGGGCGCACTGAGCTACTGAAGGATGGCCTCACCAAGGGCAGCGTGGACTTGAAAATATTCCATGTCCAACTGTCTGACAGAGGGAATTACACCTGCTTTGTTCGCCGTGACTCGGATTACGATGAGGCTGTGGTGGAGCTGAAGGTGACAG CCAGCGGCTCTGCCCCGCTCATTGTGCTGGAGCGCTACCAGGATGGGGGGATCCAGGTGGCCTGTCGCTCGGCTGGCTGGTACCCACAGCCCCAGGTGCTGTGGCAAGCTCCCCATGGGCAGCATCTCCCACCCCTCTCGGAGAGCGTTACCCAGGACAAGAACGGCCTCTTcgcagcagaaagcagcataATTCTCACCAGGGGCGCGAACCAGAAACTCTCCTGCTCGGTCCGACATGCCCTGCACGGCCAAGAACAGGAATCAGCTTTTTACATATCAG atccttttttccaaaatgcccATCCTTGGATGACCGCTCTCGGCATCGTCCTGGTTGCTGTGGTCGCTCTCCTTATTATCACTGTTTATCTATTTAGAATTAAAG gaaaacatgagaaaaaaatag caatGCAAGAGGCAGCACTGC GGGACCGTGATGCAGAAATCG aGCAGCAAGCTGAAGAACTTG catggaGAAGATATGCAGTGCCTATAGAAGAAG TGAAGGTGATTCTGGACCCAGACACAGCCCACTGCGACCTTGTCCTGTCTGATGACTGCAAAAGCGTGAAACGTGAAGACACACGGCAGGACGTGCCCGACAAGCCTGAGAGATTTAACCCGTGGCGCTGCGTGCTGGGCCGTGAAGGCTTCACCTCAGGGAGATACTACTGGGAGGTGGAGGCGGTGGATGGAGGAGGATGGACTGTGGGGGTCTCTCGAGAAGATGTGAAAAGGAAGGGCGAGATAGAGTTCAAACCTGAGGAGGGCATCTGGGCAGTGGGGCAGTGGGCAGGGCGCTTCCAAGCTCTTACGTCCCCTAATCGCACTCTCCTTGAAATCCAGACTCCGAAGCGGATCCGAGTATCTCTGGATTATGAAGAGGGACGGGTGGCATTTTTCAGTATTGATGAGGAGATTCCTATCTTCACATTTCCACTGGCATCATTCGAGGGGATAAGAGTCCACCCTTGGATCTGGCTGGGTCCTGGGACATGGCTCAGAATGTGGCCCTGA
- the LOC104029757 gene encoding butyrophilin subfamily 1 member A1 isoform X2, producing the protein MLSGLHLHCSLPAFIIYDLVFQVHKLQSAPLNVTVSPGPITVPMGEDVVLPCHFSLEQRAQDTEVIWFREHFSPFVHRYKGGQDQYGEQMLQYQGRTELLKDGLTKGSVDLKIFHVQLSDRGNYTCFVRRDSDYDEAVVELKVTASGSAPLIVLERYQDGGIQVACRSAGWYPQPQVLWQAPHGQHLPPLSESVTQDKNGLFAAESSIILTRGANQKLSCSVRHALHGQEQESAFYISDPFFQNAHPWMTALGIVLVAVVALLIITVYLFRIKGKHEKKIAMQEAALQQQAEELAWRRYAVPIEEVKVILDPDTAHCDLVLSDDCKSVKREDTRQDVPDKPERFNPWRCVLGREGFTSGRYYWEVEAVDGGGWTVGVSREDVKRKGEIEFKPEEGIWAVGQWAGRFQALTSPNRTLLEIQTPKRIRVSLDYEEGRVAFFSIDEEIPIFTFPLASFEGIRVHPWIWLGPGTWLRMWP; encoded by the exons ATGCTCTCCGGTTTGCACCTGCACTGCTCTCTGCCGGCTTTTATCATTTATGATTTAGTTTTCCAAGTTCACAAGCTGCAGTCAG CTCCGCTCAATGTGACGGTATCCCCCGGCCCCATCACCGTGCCCATGGGTGAGGACGTGGTGTTGCCCTGCCACTTCTCCCTGGAGCAGCGCGCACAGGACACGGAGGTGATCTGGTTTCGGGAACACTTCTCACCCTTTGTGCATCGCTACAAGGGGGGCCAGGACCAGTACGGGGAGCAGATGCTTCAATACCAAGGGCGCACTGAGCTACTGAAGGATGGCCTCACCAAGGGCAGCGTGGACTTGAAAATATTCCATGTCCAACTGTCTGACAGAGGGAATTACACCTGCTTTGTTCGCCGTGACTCGGATTACGATGAGGCTGTGGTGGAGCTGAAGGTGACAG CCAGCGGCTCTGCCCCGCTCATTGTGCTGGAGCGCTACCAGGATGGGGGGATCCAGGTGGCCTGTCGCTCGGCTGGCTGGTACCCACAGCCCCAGGTGCTGTGGCAAGCTCCCCATGGGCAGCATCTCCCACCCCTCTCGGAGAGCGTTACCCAGGACAAGAACGGCCTCTTcgcagcagaaagcagcataATTCTCACCAGGGGCGCGAACCAGAAACTCTCCTGCTCGGTCCGACATGCCCTGCACGGCCAAGAACAGGAATCAGCTTTTTACATATCAG atccttttttccaaaatgcccATCCTTGGATGACCGCTCTCGGCATCGTCCTGGTTGCTGTGGTCGCTCTCCTTATTATCACTGTTTATCTATTTAGAATTAAAG gaaaacatgagaaaaaaatag caatGCAAGAGGCAGCACTGC aGCAGCAAGCTGAAGAACTTG catggaGAAGATATGCAGTGCCTATAGAAGAAG TGAAGGTGATTCTGGACCCAGACACAGCCCACTGCGACCTTGTCCTGTCTGATGACTGCAAAAGCGTGAAACGTGAAGACACACGGCAGGACGTGCCCGACAAGCCTGAGAGATTTAACCCGTGGCGCTGCGTGCTGGGCCGTGAAGGCTTCACCTCAGGGAGATACTACTGGGAGGTGGAGGCGGTGGATGGAGGAGGATGGACTGTGGGGGTCTCTCGAGAAGATGTGAAAAGGAAGGGCGAGATAGAGTTCAAACCTGAGGAGGGCATCTGGGCAGTGGGGCAGTGGGCAGGGCGCTTCCAAGCTCTTACGTCCCCTAATCGCACTCTCCTTGAAATCCAGACTCCGAAGCGGATCCGAGTATCTCTGGATTATGAAGAGGGACGGGTGGCATTTTTCAGTATTGATGAGGAGATTCCTATCTTCACATTTCCACTGGCATCATTCGAGGGGATAAGAGTCCACCCTTGGATCTGGCTGGGTCCTGGGACATGGCTCAGAATGTGGCCCTGA
- the LOC142595438 gene encoding E3 ubiquitin-protein ligase TRIM7-like has product MLVSRMEREERETLANEVEEMSGRADVTLDPDTANPFLILAGDQRVVGRGDEWTSLPNNPERFDTEPCVLGSQGFTMGRHCWEVEVAKAGDWWAVGVAQESVRRKGVLSFTPQEGIWAVGQWFGQYHAFTDPDWTPLRLVCLPRAIQVCLDFTDRQVAFADAENKALIFAFCLASHPRERLRPWLWVGMDSWLKVCP; this is encoded by the exons ATGCTGGTATCCAGgatggagagagaagagagggagacCCTGGCCAATGAGGTGGAGGAGATGAGTGGAAGAG ccGACGTGACCCTGGACCCAGACACCGCCAACCCCTTCCTCATCCTGGCTGGCGACCAGAGAGTTGTGGGACGGGGGGACGAGTGGACATCGCTGCCCAACAACCCAGAGCGGTTTGACACAGAGCCATGTGTGCTGGGCAGCCAGGGCTTCACCATGGGGAGGCACTGCTGGGAGGTGGAAGTGGCCAAGGCAGGGGACTGGTGGGCTGTAGGGGTGGCCCAGGAGTCTGTCAGGAGGAAGGGAGTCCTCAGTTTTACCCCCCAGGAGGGGATCTGGGCCGTGGGGCAGTGGTTTGGACAATACCATGCTTTCACCGACCCTGACTGGACCCCCCTGCGCCTTGTCTGCCTCCCCAGGGCCATCCAGGTCTGCCTGGACTTTACAGACAGGCAGGTGGCATTTGCTGATGCTGAAAACAAAGCCCTgatctttgctttctgcctggCTTCACATCCCAGGGAGAGGCTACGCCCATGGCTCTGGGTGGGGATGGACTCATGGCTCAAGGTGTGCCCCTGA